From a region of the Schistocerca nitens isolate TAMUIC-IGC-003100 chromosome 8, iqSchNite1.1, whole genome shotgun sequence genome:
- the LOC126198483 gene encoding myogenesis-regulating glycosidase-like isoform X2 gives MARVGILFIVLTVFGCAFYRIVAETKHSANLLQQNVFHLLSTRNSAKIYMWDVSGANVTLLLQNQVTFSEDVGNPVSCDNSSFDLCLKWEKEGSKLPNAKLTLRQFQISEGVECHKLNVSAAWNADITSCVSITGEHLYGGPVLKQSQYWPSEKNEMQNVPRATGQGTINGVAESFWITSGGKVFYVPRDVPLFISQDSRQLCFRSKLASPYLRDTETTVNMKLYYCQSNDAQKLHRATVKRFLGLPSGIPDKEMIQNPVWSTWARYKREINATVVTDFAAQIAEYGFNRSHLEVDDRWESCYGDFKFNEGFPDPGQFIQDLNNKGFRVTLWAHPFVSTVCSAYSEAKSRNYLVKNLDQSWDRTVWWNGIAGLVDFTNRNATSWWNGKLTALRDNYGIDGFKFDAGETSYMPGSPEVGHLQSPIRLQPNIFTSQYVENAASLSRNELMTEFRVMYMNQGLPVFLRMSDKESTWGYENGLKSLIPTLLSLNIVGYSFVLPDMIGGNGYSTKPSKELFIRWLQASTFMPSLQFSYTPWDYDDETVEIAKKFTSLHAEYGNMIIDLAEQKVTNGTPINLPIWWLNPADTTALGIDSEYLLGENLLVAPILEEGATSRDIYLPVGTWEQKVRSDATTVITGPAWIKGYRVELDELAYFVRVS, from the exons gcaTTCTCTTTATTGTGCTGACAGTCTTTGGATGCGCATTTTATCGGATTGTTGCAGAAACCAAGCATTCAGCTAATTTACTACAACAGAATGTCTTCCATCTTTTGTCTACAAGAAATTCTGCAAAAATCTATATGTGGGATGTCTCTGGTg CAAATGTAACACTGCTCCTGCAGAATCAAGTGACTTTCTCTGAAGATGTTGGAAACCCAGTTTCATGTGACAACAGTTCTTTTGATCTGTGTCTGAAATGGGAAAAAGAAGGCAGCAAGCTTCCAAATGCAAAATTAACTttaaggcagttccagataagtgaGGGTGTTGAATGCCATAAATTAAATGTGTCTGCTGCTTGGAATGCAGATATAACATCTTGTGTGTCCATAACAGGAGAGCATCTGTATGGTGGTCCAGTTTTGAAACAATCTCAGTACTGGCCCAGTGAGAAAAATGAAATGCAGAATGTGCCACGTGCCACTGGACAGGGCACAATTAATGGAGTTGCAGAATCATTCTGGATAACATCTGGAGGAAAAGTTTTTTATGTTCCTCGTGATGTTCCATTGTTTATCTCCCAAGACAGTCGCCAACTTTGTTTTCGAAGCAAACTTGCATCACCCTACCTCCGAGATACTGAAACCACTGTTAATATGAAACTTTATTACTGCCAGAGCAATGATGCACAGAAGCTGCACAGGGCAACAGTTAAACGTTTCTTGGGGCTTCCATCAGGCATTCCAGACAAAGAAATGATACAAAACCCAGTGTGGTCTACTTGGGCCAGATACAAGAGAGAAATAAATGCCACAGTTGTAACAGACTTTGCTGCTCAGATAGCAGAGTATGGGTTCAACAGGAGCCATTTAGAAGTTGATGATCGGTGGGAAAGTTGCTATggtgattttaaatttaatgaaggatTCCCAGATCCTGGACAGTTTATTCAAGACCTCAACAATAAAGGTTTTAGAGTTACCTTATGGGCTCATCCATTTGTCAGTACTGTATGTTCAGCATATTCTGAAGCAAAGTCAAGGAACTATCTTGTGAAAAATCTGGATCAAAGTTGGGACAGAACTGTATGGTGGAATGGAATTGCTGGTCTTGTAGATTTCACAAATCGTAATGCAACATCTTGGTGGAATGGGAAACTAACAGCTTTAAGAGACAACTATGGAATTGATGGTTTCAAATTTGATGCTGGTGAAACTTCTTACATGCCTGGATCTCCAGAAGTTGGACACCTTCAGTCTCCTATAAGACTGCAGCCAAATATTTTCACTTCACAGTATGTGGAAAATGCAGCGTCACTTAGTAGAAATGAATTGATGACTGAATTCAGAGTAATGTACATGAATCAAGGCCTGCCAGTGTTCTTGCGAATGTCAGATAAAGAATCTACCTGGGGTTATGAAAATGGCTTGAAGTCTTTAATACCAACCTTATTATCACTCAATATTGTTGGGTATTCATTTGTTCTGCCTGATATGATTGGAGGAAATGGATATAGTACTAAACCAAGCAAAGAACTTTTCATACGCTGGTTGCAGGCGTCTACCTTCATGCCTTCTCTTCAGTTTTCGTACACTCCTTGGGATTACGATGACGAA ACAGTAGAAATTGCCAAGAAGTTTACTAGCCTTCATGCAGAGTATGGAAATATGATCATTGATTTAGCAGAACAGAAGGTTACGAATGGAACACCTATTAATTTGCCAATCTGGTGGCTTAATCCTGCTGACACAACTGCACTTGGAATAGACTCAG AATATCTATTGGGTGAGAATTTGCTTGTGGCACCAATACTAGAAGAAGGAGCAACAAGCAGAGACATATATTTACCTGTTGGAACGTGGGAACAGAAAGTGAGAAGTGATGCAACAACTGTTATTACTGGCCCTGCATGGATCAAAGGTTATAGAGTTGAACTTGATGAGTTAGCGTATTTTGTACGCGTGTCATGA
- the LOC126198483 gene encoding myogenesis-regulating glycosidase-like isoform X1 produces the protein MDSKYEALPTVPSAAVFHDNGSLFRHKNAGAVRKQKLLKWIGILFIVLTVFGCAFYRIVAETKHSANLLQQNVFHLLSTRNSAKIYMWDVSGANVTLLLQNQVTFSEDVGNPVSCDNSSFDLCLKWEKEGSKLPNAKLTLRQFQISEGVECHKLNVSAAWNADITSCVSITGEHLYGGPVLKQSQYWPSEKNEMQNVPRATGQGTINGVAESFWITSGGKVFYVPRDVPLFISQDSRQLCFRSKLASPYLRDTETTVNMKLYYCQSNDAQKLHRATVKRFLGLPSGIPDKEMIQNPVWSTWARYKREINATVVTDFAAQIAEYGFNRSHLEVDDRWESCYGDFKFNEGFPDPGQFIQDLNNKGFRVTLWAHPFVSTVCSAYSEAKSRNYLVKNLDQSWDRTVWWNGIAGLVDFTNRNATSWWNGKLTALRDNYGIDGFKFDAGETSYMPGSPEVGHLQSPIRLQPNIFTSQYVENAASLSRNELMTEFRVMYMNQGLPVFLRMSDKESTWGYENGLKSLIPTLLSLNIVGYSFVLPDMIGGNGYSTKPSKELFIRWLQASTFMPSLQFSYTPWDYDDETVEIAKKFTSLHAEYGNMIIDLAEQKVTNGTPINLPIWWLNPADTTALGIDSEYLLGENLLVAPILEEGATSRDIYLPVGTWEQKVRSDATTVITGPAWIKGYRVELDELAYFVRVS, from the exons gcaTTCTCTTTATTGTGCTGACAGTCTTTGGATGCGCATTTTATCGGATTGTTGCAGAAACCAAGCATTCAGCTAATTTACTACAACAGAATGTCTTCCATCTTTTGTCTACAAGAAATTCTGCAAAAATCTATATGTGGGATGTCTCTGGTg CAAATGTAACACTGCTCCTGCAGAATCAAGTGACTTTCTCTGAAGATGTTGGAAACCCAGTTTCATGTGACAACAGTTCTTTTGATCTGTGTCTGAAATGGGAAAAAGAAGGCAGCAAGCTTCCAAATGCAAAATTAACTttaaggcagttccagataagtgaGGGTGTTGAATGCCATAAATTAAATGTGTCTGCTGCTTGGAATGCAGATATAACATCTTGTGTGTCCATAACAGGAGAGCATCTGTATGGTGGTCCAGTTTTGAAACAATCTCAGTACTGGCCCAGTGAGAAAAATGAAATGCAGAATGTGCCACGTGCCACTGGACAGGGCACAATTAATGGAGTTGCAGAATCATTCTGGATAACATCTGGAGGAAAAGTTTTTTATGTTCCTCGTGATGTTCCATTGTTTATCTCCCAAGACAGTCGCCAACTTTGTTTTCGAAGCAAACTTGCATCACCCTACCTCCGAGATACTGAAACCACTGTTAATATGAAACTTTATTACTGCCAGAGCAATGATGCACAGAAGCTGCACAGGGCAACAGTTAAACGTTTCTTGGGGCTTCCATCAGGCATTCCAGACAAAGAAATGATACAAAACCCAGTGTGGTCTACTTGGGCCAGATACAAGAGAGAAATAAATGCCACAGTTGTAACAGACTTTGCTGCTCAGATAGCAGAGTATGGGTTCAACAGGAGCCATTTAGAAGTTGATGATCGGTGGGAAAGTTGCTATggtgattttaaatttaatgaaggatTCCCAGATCCTGGACAGTTTATTCAAGACCTCAACAATAAAGGTTTTAGAGTTACCTTATGGGCTCATCCATTTGTCAGTACTGTATGTTCAGCATATTCTGAAGCAAAGTCAAGGAACTATCTTGTGAAAAATCTGGATCAAAGTTGGGACAGAACTGTATGGTGGAATGGAATTGCTGGTCTTGTAGATTTCACAAATCGTAATGCAACATCTTGGTGGAATGGGAAACTAACAGCTTTAAGAGACAACTATGGAATTGATGGTTTCAAATTTGATGCTGGTGAAACTTCTTACATGCCTGGATCTCCAGAAGTTGGACACCTTCAGTCTCCTATAAGACTGCAGCCAAATATTTTCACTTCACAGTATGTGGAAAATGCAGCGTCACTTAGTAGAAATGAATTGATGACTGAATTCAGAGTAATGTACATGAATCAAGGCCTGCCAGTGTTCTTGCGAATGTCAGATAAAGAATCTACCTGGGGTTATGAAAATGGCTTGAAGTCTTTAATACCAACCTTATTATCACTCAATATTGTTGGGTATTCATTTGTTCTGCCTGATATGATTGGAGGAAATGGATATAGTACTAAACCAAGCAAAGAACTTTTCATACGCTGGTTGCAGGCGTCTACCTTCATGCCTTCTCTTCAGTTTTCGTACACTCCTTGGGATTACGATGACGAA ACAGTAGAAATTGCCAAGAAGTTTACTAGCCTTCATGCAGAGTATGGAAATATGATCATTGATTTAGCAGAACAGAAGGTTACGAATGGAACACCTATTAATTTGCCAATCTGGTGGCTTAATCCTGCTGACACAACTGCACTTGGAATAGACTCAG AATATCTATTGGGTGAGAATTTGCTTGTGGCACCAATACTAGAAGAAGGAGCAACAAGCAGAGACATATATTTACCTGTTGGAACGTGGGAACAGAAAGTGAGAAGTGATGCAACAACTGTTATTACTGGCCCTGCATGGATCAAAGGTTATAGAGTTGAACTTGATGAGTTAGCGTATTTTGTACGCGTGTCATGA